From Coffea arabica cultivar ET-39 chromosome 10e, Coffea Arabica ET-39 HiFi, whole genome shotgun sequence, one genomic window encodes:
- the LOC113711642 gene encoding uncharacterized protein produces the protein MIISGKLIQRTYYEVLGLKEDATYEQIRSSYRSSILSSHPDKLLKECEKLNPEHKSGDRFMELQRAWETLSNPRSRAIYDSELHTLRQDAVTSEDVSLEDLTVEEADDSLELSYSCRCGDYFVIDSSELTEIGYPLSRNGNTITLHTTKSSQASIILPCGSCSLKIRLLINSDVKLHIDGHS, from the coding sequence ATGATCATCAGTGGGAAGTTGATCCAGCGAACCTACTACGAAGTCCTTGGTTTGAAAGAAGATGCAACCTATGAACAGATCCGGTCAAGCTATCGCTCTTCCATCCTTAGTTCTCATCCTGATAAACTGCTAAAGGAATGTGAAAAACTGAATCCTGAGCACAAGTCTGGTGACAGATTCATGGAGTTACAGCGAGCTTGGGAAACCCTCAGCAACCCAAGGTCTCGTGCCATTTATGACAGTGAACTGCATACTTTGAGGCAGGATGCAGTGACTTCTGAAGATGTTAGCTTGGAGGATCTTACAGTTGAAGAAGCTGATGATAGTTTAGAGCTTTCTTATAGTTGCAGGTGTGGTGATTACTTTGTAATTGATTCTTCAGAGTTGACAGAGATTGGCTATCCATTGTCAAGAAACGGGAATACAATCACTTTAcacacaacaaaatcttcgcaAGCATCTATTATTCTTCCCTGTGGATCTTGCTCTCTTAAAATCCGTTTGTTGATCAATTCAGATGTTAAGCTTCACATTGATGGTCATTCATGA
- the LOC113711952 gene encoding B3 domain-containing protein Os06g0194400-like isoform X2, which translates to MVKSKVKYEQLRQQRMEENKKKLEKLHLPLLSQALQKAALSPKTSPMKRVKPRTIRTELVPVRRSGRFTNKPAPQYKEVVFYERVQLPRSTVHPKRDLSNRVYASDEARAWAIEKAEKLESSLESGYPTLVKPMLQSHVTGGFWLGLPSHFSKRHLPKRDDTVTLVDEQGDKWRTIYLARKTGLSGGWKKFSVDHDLVDGDALVFQLIQPTVFKVHIIRENGFTEENSHEAICDS; encoded by the exons ATGGTGAAATCCAAGGTGAAGTATGAGCAGTTGCGGCAGCAGAGGATggaagaaaacaagaagaaactgGAAAAGCTTCATCTTCCTCTGCTATCTCAAGCCCTTCAAAAAGCTGCCTTGTCTCCCAAAACTTCTCCT ATGAAGAGGGTCAAACCTCGAACAATCCGAACAGAGCTTGTCCCCGTGAGAAGATCAGGCCGTTTCACAAACAAGCCTGCTCCTCAATACAAAGAA GTTGTCTTTTACGAGCGTGTGCAATTGCCTAGAAG CACTGTTCATCCAAAAAGGGATTTGTCCAATAGGGTTTACGCCTCTGATGAAGCAAGGGCCTGGGCAATTGAAAAGGCAGAGAAACTTGAATCCTCTCTGGAGAGTGGCTATCCCACTTTGGTAAAACCGATGCTCCAATCCCATGTAACTGGTGGCTTTTGGCTG GGCCTTCCATCTCACTTTTCCAAGAGGCATCTCCCCAAACGAGATGACACTGTTACACTGGTAGATGAACAAGGAGACAAGTGGCGAACAATATATTTGGCCCGCAAAACAGGTCTTAGTGGAGGATGGAAAAAATTCTCAGTTGATCATGACTTGGTAGATGGAGATGCTTTGGTGTTCCAGTTAATTCAGCCAACAGTTTTTAAG GTCCACATTATAAGGGAAAATGGTTTTAcagaagaaaattcacatgaaGCCATATGCGATTCCTAG
- the LOC113711952 gene encoding B3 domain-containing protein Os06g0194400-like isoform X1 — protein MSSCGSRGWKKTRRNWKSFIFLCYLKPFKKLPCLPKLLLLYNRSQAPYFMLLSCQGKKKKSFFFCYCVLKPGLFTIFSFKLKMKRVKPRTIRTELVPVRRSGRFTNKPAPQYKEVVFYERVQLPRSTVHPKRDLSNRVYASDEARAWAIEKAEKLESSLESGYPTLVKPMLQSHVTGGFWLGLPSHFSKRHLPKRDDTVTLVDEQGDKWRTIYLARKTGLSGGWKKFSVDHDLVDGDALVFQLIQPTVFKVHIIRENGFTEENSHEAICDS, from the exons ATGAGCAGTTGCGGCAGCAGAGGATggaagaaaacaagaagaaactgGAAAAGCTTCATCTTCCTCTGCTATCTCAAGCCCTTCAAAAAGCTGCCTTGTCTCCCAAAACTTCTCCTGTTGTATAATCGTTCTCAAGCTCCTTACTTTATGTTATTGTCTtgccaaggaaaaaaaaaaaagagtttctttttttgttaCTGCGTTCTAAAACCTGGCTTGTTTACAATTTTCTCGTTCAAATTAAAGATGAAGAGGGTCAAACCTCGAACAATCCGAACAGAGCTTGTCCCCGTGAGAAGATCAGGCCGTTTCACAAACAAGCCTGCTCCTCAATACAAAGAA GTTGTCTTTTACGAGCGTGTGCAATTGCCTAGAAG CACTGTTCATCCAAAAAGGGATTTGTCCAATAGGGTTTACGCCTCTGATGAAGCAAGGGCCTGGGCAATTGAAAAGGCAGAGAAACTTGAATCCTCTCTGGAGAGTGGCTATCCCACTTTGGTAAAACCGATGCTCCAATCCCATGTAACTGGTGGCTTTTGGCTG GGCCTTCCATCTCACTTTTCCAAGAGGCATCTCCCCAAACGAGATGACACTGTTACACTGGTAGATGAACAAGGAGACAAGTGGCGAACAATATATTTGGCCCGCAAAACAGGTCTTAGTGGAGGATGGAAAAAATTCTCAGTTGATCATGACTTGGTAGATGGAGATGCTTTGGTGTTCCAGTTAATTCAGCCAACAGTTTTTAAG GTCCACATTATAAGGGAAAATGGTTTTAcagaagaaaattcacatgaaGCCATATGCGATTCCTAG
- the LOC140014964 gene encoding uncharacterized protein isoform X2: MKKIVLVTGASGYLGGRLCHALLDQGHHVKAFVRRTSDLSCLPSPTTDSTDHGGALELAYGDVTDYPSLLDACSDCHVIFHAAALVEPWLPDPSRFVSVNVGGLKNVLQAYKDTGGSIEKIIYTSSFFALGSTDGYVADESQIIERFNWRLPGFIGEGNDRFSFSHVDDVVGGHIATMNKGRPGERYLLTGENASFKHVFDLAATISRTNKPQFGIPLFAIEAYGWLLVLCSRLTGKLPLISPPTVHVLRHQWAYSCEKARVELNYSPRSLEEGLTEVLPWLKRSNLIKY; the protein is encoded by the exons ATGAAGAAGATAGTATTGGTGACCGGGGCTTCCGGTTACTTAGGTGGACGCCTCTGCCACGCTTTACTCGACCAAGGCCACCACGTCAAGGCCTTCGTCCGCCGTACCAGCGATCTGTCCTGCCTACCCTCCCCAACCACTGACAGCACAGACCACGGCGGAGCTTTAGAACTCGCCTACGGAGACGTCACTGACTACCCTTCACTCCTGGACGCTTGTTCTGATTGCCATGTCATCTTCCACGCTGCTGCCCTCGTCGAACCCTGGCTTCCAGACCCTTCTAGATTCGTCTCC GTCAATGTTGGAGGACTAAAGAACGTACTACAAGCATATAAAGATACAGGAGGATCCATAGAGAAGATTATATACACGTCATCGTTTTTCGCTTTGGGATCAACTGATGGATATGTTGCTGATGAAAGTCAA ATTATAGAACGGTTTAACTGGCGTTTACCTGGTTTTATTGGGGAGGGGAATGACAGGTTCTCTTTCAGTCATGTTGACGATGTGGTGGGGGGGCATATTGCGACCATGAACAAGGGAAGGCCGGGTGAAAGGTATCTTCTTACAGGGGAAAATGCGTCATTCAAGCATGTTTTTGATTTAGCTGCAACCATCAGTCGCACAAACAAACCCCAATTTGGTATCCCTCTGTTTGCAATTGAAGCTTATGGCTGGCTCTTGGTTCTTTGCTCTAGACTAACAGGAAAGCTTCCCCTTATCAGTCCGCCG ACGGTGCACGTGCTAAGACATCAGTGGGCTTACTCTTGCGAGAAGGCCAGGGTAGAGCTAAACTATAGCCCCAGGAGCCTGGAAGAGGGTCTAACAGAGGTGCTTCCCTGGTTGAAGAGATCAAACTTAATAAAGTATTAG
- the LOC140014964 gene encoding uncharacterized protein isoform X1, producing the protein MKKIVLVTGASGYLGGRLCHALLDQGHHVKAFVRRTSDLSCLPSPTTDSTDHGGALELAYGDVTDYPSLLDACSDCHVIFHAAALVEPWLPDPSRFVSVNVGGLKNVLQAYKDTGGSIEKIIYTSSFFALGSTDGYVADESQIHSGKYFCTEYEKSKAMADKIALEAASSEGVPIVPVYPGVIYGPGKVTAGNVVARLIIERFNWRLPGFIGEGNDRFSFSHVDDVVGGHIATMNKGRPGERYLLTGENASFKHVFDLAATISRTNKPQFGIPLFAIEAYGWLLVLCSRLTGKLPLISPPTVHVLRHQWAYSCEKARVELNYSPRSLEEGLTEVLPWLKRSNLIKY; encoded by the exons ATGAAGAAGATAGTATTGGTGACCGGGGCTTCCGGTTACTTAGGTGGACGCCTCTGCCACGCTTTACTCGACCAAGGCCACCACGTCAAGGCCTTCGTCCGCCGTACCAGCGATCTGTCCTGCCTACCCTCCCCAACCACTGACAGCACAGACCACGGCGGAGCTTTAGAACTCGCCTACGGAGACGTCACTGACTACCCTTCACTCCTGGACGCTTGTTCTGATTGCCATGTCATCTTCCACGCTGCTGCCCTCGTCGAACCCTGGCTTCCAGACCCTTCTAGATTCGTCTCC GTCAATGTTGGAGGACTAAAGAACGTACTACAAGCATATAAAGATACAGGAGGATCCATAGAGAAGATTATATACACGTCATCGTTTTTCGCTTTGGGATCAACTGATGGATATGTTGCTGATGAAAGTCAA ATTCATTCAGGGAAATACTTTTGCACGGAATATGAGAAATCGAAAGCCATGGCAGATAAGATTGCTTTGGAGGCAGCCTCATCGGAGGGAGTTCCAATAGTGCCGGTTTATCCTGGAGTTATATATGGTCCTGGAAAAGTTACTGCTGGAAATGTAGTTGCCCGTTtg ATTATAGAACGGTTTAACTGGCGTTTACCTGGTTTTATTGGGGAGGGGAATGACAGGTTCTCTTTCAGTCATGTTGACGATGTGGTGGGGGGGCATATTGCGACCATGAACAAGGGAAGGCCGGGTGAAAGGTATCTTCTTACAGGGGAAAATGCGTCATTCAAGCATGTTTTTGATTTAGCTGCAACCATCAGTCGCACAAACAAACCCCAATTTGGTATCCCTCTGTTTGCAATTGAAGCTTATGGCTGGCTCTTGGTTCTTTGCTCTAGACTAACAGGAAAGCTTCCCCTTATCAGTCCGCCG ACGGTGCACGTGCTAAGACATCAGTGGGCTTACTCTTGCGAGAAGGCCAGGGTAGAGCTAAACTATAGCCCCAGGAGCCTGGAAGAGGGTCTAACAGAGGTGCTTCCCTGGTTGAAGAGATCAAACTTAATAAAGTATTAG
- the LOC113712969 gene encoding uncharacterized protein → MWGFGGRYYWGRKERGRDVEGIVVVFAWMSSQERHLKNYVDLYSSLGWNSLICHSQFLNMFFPDKAVSLALQIVGELVKELKIRPCPVVFASFSGGPKACMYKVLQIIASKSEEQLNMDEHQLVRDCVSGFIFDSSPVDFTSDLGTRFVLHPTVLRMSHPPVLAAWVAKGIASSLDALFLSRFESQRAEYWQTLYATVSMGAPYLILCSEDDDLAPYPIICNFAQRLQELRGDVKLVKWKSSPHVGHYRHYLSEYKAAVTQLLAKAAVSYSKQIRQLEGEKMGLEGTNDDISEPFCNLRKAAASSQQSFQRIALELNDHFLVPSSAEYHEGRDVGSVQDERKERYIPLSSPPSMNAHGVLGQFLFDVCVPKNVDNWDVKLSPSTSRVSFTSSRRHSPFNPMKCIRRSRL, encoded by the exons ATGTGGGGATTTGGAGGGAGATACTATTGgggaagaaaggaaagagggcGAGACGTGGAAGGAATAGTTGTGGTATTTGCATGGATGTCAAGTCAGGAGCGGCACTTGAAGAACTATGTTGATCTCTACTCTTCCCTTGGCTGGAATTCTCTTATTTGTCATTCTCAATTCCTCAATAT GTTCTTTCCTGATAAGGCAGTTTCATTGGCACTACAGATTGTTGGTGAACTTGTCAAG GAGCTTAAAATAAGACCATGCCCAGTTGTCTTTGCATCTTTTTCTGGTGGTCCAAAAGCCTGTATGTACAAGGTTCTTCAG ATTATTGCGAGCAAGTCTGAGGAACAATTGAATATg GATGAGCACCAACTGGTTAGAGATTGTGTTTCTGGGTTCATTTTTGACTCTAGCCCAGTTGATTTCACTAGTGACTTGGGTACGAGATTTGTTCTTCATCCAACTGTTCTCAGAATGTCCCATCCTCCAGTCCTGGCTGCTTGGGTTGCAAAAGGAATTGCTTCCAGCCTGGATGCCCTCTTCCTTAGCAGATTTGAATCGCAACGTGCCGAGTATTGGCAGACGCTGTATGCCACTGTA AGCATGGGTGCTCCATATCTCATTTTATGCtcagaagatgatgatcttgcaCCTTATCCAATTATTTGCAATTTTGCTCAACGGCTACAAGAACTTAGGGGTGATGTCAAGTTGGTCAAATGGAAAAGCTCCCCTCATGTCG GTCATTATCGCCATTATTTATCAGAATACAAGGCTGCCGTGACTCAGCTACTTGCCAAAGCTGCTGTTAGTTATTCCAAACAAATTCGGCAGCTTGAAGGAGAGAAGATGGGCTTAGAGGGAACAAATGATGACATCTCTGAGCCATTTTGCAACCTGAGAAAGGCAGCAGCCAGTTCACAACAGAGCTTCCAAAGAATTGCCCTCGAGTTGAATGACCACTTCTTGGTGCCCAGCTCTGCAGAGTATCACGAGGGTAGAGATGTTGGATCTGTGCAGGATGAACGCAAGGAACGATATATCCCTCTATCGAGCCCTCCGAGCATGAATGCTCACGGTGTTCTTGGACAATTTCTCTTTGACGTATGTGTCCCAAAGAATGTTGATAACTGGGATGTCAAATTATCTCCCTCGACAAGCAGGGTATCTTTTACATCTTCACGAAGGCATTCACCTTTCAACCCCATGAAATGCATTCGTCGTTCAAGATTATAA
- the LOC140014930 gene encoding origin of replication complex subunit 2-like — protein sequence MEQHDIEEDEFGFSRNYFLAKELGNSGKKSGHKLADIDVVDEEELREALANIEQKHEKEIDELIKTYKSSYQEWVCELRCGFGLLMYGFGSKRTLLEDFASTALTEYSVVVINGYLQSINLKQVVITLAELLCDQLKAQQKFTSGSLHKHQQPFDTRSMDDLIAFLDQHHLEDSDSFICVLVHNIDGPGLRDPDTQQYLARIAACSNIRVVASIDHVNALLLWDKKMVHTQFNWYWHHVPTFAPYKVEGMFLPLILAQGGSSQNVKTASIVLQSLTPNAQSVFTVLAEHQLANPDEEGMPVNNLYATCRERFLVSSQITLNSHLTEFKDHDLVKTRRDTEGQDCLYIPIPNEALEKIIKDTSQ from the exons ATGGAACAACATGACATCGAAGAGGACGAGTTCGGATTCTCTAGAAATTATTTCTTAGCAAAAGAATTAGGCAATTCCGGTAAGAAATCCGGCCACAAGCTCGCAGATATCGATGTCGTCGATGAAGAG GAGCTAAGGGAAGCCCTGGCCAATATCGAGCAAAAACATGAGaaagaaattgatgaattaaTCAAAACTTACAAGAGCTCGTATCAAGAGTGGGTTTGTGAGTTAAG GTGTGGATTTGGACTTTTGATGTATGGGTTTGGATCAAAAAGAACATTGCTTGAAGATTTTGCTTCGACTGCATTGACTGAGTATTCTGTTGTTGTAATCAATGGTTATCTTCAGTCCATAAATCTCAAGCAG GTTGTTATAACCTTAGCTGAGCTTCTATGCGATCAATTGAAAGCCCAACAGAAGTTTACATCCGGGAGTTTGCATAAGCACCAACAACCATTTGATACTCGATCAATGGATGATTTAATAGCATTTTTGGATCAACATCACCTGGAGGACAGTGATTCTTTTATCTGTGTTCTTGTCCACAATATTGATGGGCCTGGGTTGCGTGATCCGGACACACAGCAATATCTTGCAAGAATTGCTGCTTGTTCCAATATCCGTGTGGTCGCTTCCATCGACCATGTAAATGCACTTCTTT TGTGGGATAAGAAGATGGTTCACACGCAGTTCAACTGGTATTGGCATCATGTTCCTACCTTTGCTCCATATAAGGTCGAAGGAATGTTTTTGCCTCTCATTCTTGCTCAGGGTGGGAGCTCCCAGAATGTCAAGACAGCTTCAATTGTCTTGCAGAGTTTGACGCCCAATGCTCAAAGTGTTTTTACAGTGCTAGCAGAACATCAGCTGGCCAATCCTGATGAAGAAG GGATGCCAGTCAATAACCTATACGCAACCTGCCGGGAGCGCTTCCTGGTCAGTAGCCAGATTACTCTGAATTCTCATTTGACAGAATTTAAGGATCATGATTTGGTCAAGACCAGACGGGATACAGAAGGCCAGGATTGCTTGTACATTCCTATCCCAAATGAAGCACTTGAAAAAATCATAAAAGATACAAGTCAATAG